Proteins found in one Mustela lutreola isolate mMusLut2 chromosome 12, mMusLut2.pri, whole genome shotgun sequence genomic segment:
- the LOC131813000 gene encoding olfactory receptor 1L6-like encodes METKNYSSDSGFILLGISSNPQLQKPLFAIFFTMYLVTVMGNILIILAIHSDSRLHTPMYFFLSNLSFTDICFTTAIMPKMLANLLSETKAISFVGCLVQMYFFVACGNTDSYLLASMAIDRLVAICNPFHYDVVMNPRCCHLMLLASCTISLLHALLWILLVSRLSFCASHVIKHFFCDTQPVLKLSCSDTSSSQIVVMTETLAVIATPFLCILFSYLRIIITVLRIPSAAGKWKAFSTCGSHLTVVALFYGSVIYVYFRPLSMYSVVKDRVATVMYTIVTPMLNPFIYSLRNKDMKRGLRKLRDRIHL; translated from the coding sequence ATGGAGACAAAGAACTACAGCAGCGACTCAGGCTTTATCCTCCTGGGCATCTCTTCCAACCCTCAGCTACAGAAACCACTCTTTGCCATCTTCTTCACCATGTACCTGGTCACTGTCATGGGCAACATACTCATCATTCTGGCCATACATTCTGACTCCCGACTCCATACTCCTATGTACTTTTTCCTCAGCAACCTGTCCTTCACAGATATCTGTTTCACAACAGCCATTATGCCCAAGATGTTGGCAAATTTACTATCAGAGACCAAGGCTATCTCCTTCGTGGGTTGCCTGGTCCAGATGTACTTCTTTGTGGCCTGTGGGAACACTGACAGCTACCTGTTGGCCTCTATGGCCATAGACCGGCTGGTAGCCATCTGCAACCCCTTCCATTATGATGTGGTCATGAACCCACGGTGTTGCCACCTCATGCTGCTGGCTTCTTGCACCATCTCCCTCCTGCACGCCCTACTCTGGATTCTACTCGTGTCCCGCCTGTCCTTCTGTGCCTCCCATGTCATCAAGCACTTCTTTTGTGATACCCAGCCTGTGCTAAAGCTATCCTGCTCTGACACATCCTCCAGCCAGATAGTGGTCATGACTGAGACCCTGGCTGTCATCGCGACCCCCTTCCTGTGCATCCTCTTCTCCTACCTGCGAATCATCATCACTGTACTCAGAATTCCCTCTGCGGCTGGCAAGTGGAAGGCCTTCTCCACCTGTGGCTCCCACCTCACTGTCGTGGCCTTGTTCTATGGGAGTGTCATTTACGTCTACTTTAGGCCCCTGTCCATGTACTCAGTGGTGAAGGACCGGGTAGCCACAGTCATGTACACAATAGTGACACCCATGCTGAACCCCTTTATCTATAGCCTGAGGAACAAAGATATGAAGAGGGGTTTGAGGAAATTAAGGGACAGAATTCACTTGTAA